Proteins encoded within one genomic window of Chitinophaga parva:
- a CDS encoding alpha/beta fold hydrolase has translation MKNIILALLLVASAAVIFTSCSKKNDEVKPIGKNYVLVHGAWQAPYVWDAVKASLIKEGNHVTVVELPGHGSDSTVPSTLTLNIYRDKVIDAVSKVDGKVILVGHSLGGMIISAVAEQVPSKIEKLVYIAAYLPASGQSLYDLASVDKDSELGVDGVLISNNDGTFDVKHDQIINAFIQDGSVQVQNLVLQNYRSEPAIPFTNPVTLTGANFGSVEKVYIKTLQDHVVSPYLQDKMINAAGLKTTYQLNTSHSPFLSKPDSVAILLTKIGQE, from the coding sequence ATGAAAAATATTATACTGGCCTTACTGCTTGTAGCCTCCGCCGCTGTTATTTTCACTTCCTGTTCAAAGAAGAATGATGAGGTAAAACCCATTGGGAAAAATTATGTATTGGTTCATGGCGCCTGGCAGGCCCCATACGTATGGGATGCCGTAAAGGCCAGCCTTATTAAAGAGGGCAACCATGTGACCGTTGTGGAATTGCCCGGCCACGGAAGCGATTCTACCGTTCCCTCCACCCTGACTTTAAACATTTACCGGGACAAAGTTATCGATGCGGTATCAAAAGTAGACGGAAAAGTGATCCTTGTTGGGCATAGCCTGGGCGGGATGATTATTTCAGCTGTGGCTGAACAGGTACCTTCAAAGATAGAAAAGCTTGTTTACATCGCGGCTTATTTACCGGCTTCGGGACAGTCATTGTATGATCTTGCTTCCGTGGATAAGGACTCGGAATTGGGGGTTGACGGGGTGCTTATTTCCAATAACGATGGTACCTTTGATGTTAAGCACGACCAGATCATAAATGCATTTATACAGGACGGCTCTGTCCAGGTCCAGAACCTTGTACTGCAAAACTATCGGTCAGAACCGGCGATTCCTTTTACAAACCCGGTTACTTTGACTGGCGCCAATTTCGGTTCTGTTGAGAAAGTATATATCAAGACCCTGCAGGATCACGTGGTATCACCTTATCTGCAGGATAAGATGATCAATGCTGCCGGTTTGAAAACAACTTACCAACTGAACACCAGCCACTCGCCGTTCCTCTCCAAACCTGACTCTGTAGCTATACTATTAACCAAAATAGGGCAGGAATAA
- a CDS encoding beta-galactosidase: protein MWRKLFFVAAICGLSGIARAQSNDHMFTGAPAAKSFIDVDAHGFTINGKRTFLVSAGLEYARIPHELWKDRLLRLKRDGFNCVEIYTFWNFHEAQEGQFSFSGDHDLDAFLKLVKQLDMYCIARVGPYYCAEWDFGGYPHWLRFKPGMVARTADTTFVKYVDRFFDKLLPIVAKNQIHKGGAVILVQLENEHPSSWGSYLANDYFKHLQQTALRLGVEVPYFFSGMHHGHDPAEDKKDLFDPKRPSPWFSSEYWSVWFDKYGSGQAESDVFGRRTWKIITRGGNGYNVYMAHGGTNFGYTNDDEDAASYDYGAALGQTGDLRPMYYQFKRNALFARSFESILENSHASHQFDDIAGEQELGITTRSSDAGDIISLDNNNAEESRVTYVNINDKAYPSAGKLVLDPMEILPLVHQFRLGNNVTVDWAITRILGVQKTGHTTTIVAYGKLGSYGDILFQVKGKVTLQNNAADFHVTGQQLALQLTYAAGKPNVYSFHAGDETIRIVALDTQLADRTWFINENGINAVVTGPAYLADIWKANGQLHITAEQPWYGTVAPSAHTWVYDDGGETTLNNGPLPTQFPNQLPLTADWIAHDATIPAAAGFNDKTWLASETPLQMGADGDTSAYAWYRVRKQLPAAGLYTVDISKGNGRYIAFLDGEKVAEGNASALSFTAKKGAHTLAIFATHDGRDKLVSYVGKLDLDVKGIAGTVLLHYGAIPMLSQWKFLAGGDSAQLPASYLHAVNYRAGKDAFDGHKGNGWFHTSIAAGADAIFFNSVDDNAVVYINGRKAGTQNGWGVPFSVAVPKDLKTDSIAIDVFVRNDDGRGGLDAKIKAVYKADQVLTGWRMRGGPGTFEAFTRTVPTPPKGSTTGTPIFYKTTFKLDGIPAGVHPMWRVTFKGLSHGFIWVNGHNLGRYPEVLPVDGLYIPECWLREGQNELVVFDEYGNSPAAVQIKAEQQASRAAYDISEATY from the coding sequence ATGTGGAGGAAACTATTCTTTGTAGCGGCCATTTGCGGGCTCTCCGGCATTGCCAGGGCCCAGTCAAATGACCATATGTTTACCGGCGCACCGGCAGCCAAATCTTTTATAGACGTAGATGCACATGGCTTCACGATCAATGGCAAACGCACCTTCCTGGTGTCAGCTGGCCTCGAATATGCACGCATTCCGCATGAACTGTGGAAAGACCGCCTGTTGCGGCTCAAACGCGATGGTTTCAATTGCGTGGAAATCTACACCTTCTGGAATTTCCACGAAGCGCAGGAAGGCCAATTCTCCTTTTCCGGCGATCATGACCTGGATGCCTTTTTAAAGCTGGTAAAGCAGCTGGATATGTACTGCATTGCGCGTGTAGGCCCTTATTATTGCGCGGAGTGGGACTTTGGCGGCTACCCGCACTGGCTGCGCTTTAAACCCGGCATGGTGGCCCGTACTGCCGATACGACTTTTGTAAAATACGTGGACCGCTTTTTTGATAAGCTGCTCCCCATTGTAGCAAAAAACCAAATTCACAAAGGCGGCGCTGTAATATTGGTGCAGTTGGAAAATGAGCATCCTTCTTCCTGGGGCTCTTACCTGGCCAACGATTACTTTAAACACCTGCAACAAACCGCGTTGCGGCTGGGCGTGGAAGTGCCCTATTTCTTTAGCGGCATGCACCACGGCCACGATCCGGCGGAGGATAAAAAGGACCTGTTTGATCCCAAGCGCCCATCGCCATGGTTTTCCTCGGAGTATTGGAGTGTTTGGTTCGATAAATACGGTTCCGGGCAGGCAGAATCCGATGTTTTTGGCAGGCGTACGTGGAAGATCATTACCCGTGGCGGTAATGGCTACAACGTATACATGGCGCATGGCGGCACCAACTTCGGTTATACCAATGATGATGAAGATGCGGCCTCTTATGATTACGGCGCTGCCCTTGGTCAAACCGGCGACCTGCGGCCGATGTATTACCAGTTCAAACGCAATGCGCTCTTTGCCCGCAGCTTTGAAAGTATTTTGGAAAACAGCCACGCTTCGCATCAATTTGACGATATCGCTGGGGAACAGGAACTGGGCATTACCACCCGCAGCAGCGACGCCGGCGATATCATTTCGTTGGACAATAATAACGCGGAAGAATCGCGAGTAACGTACGTAAATATCAACGACAAGGCTTACCCTTCTGCCGGCAAGCTGGTACTGGATCCTATGGAAATACTGCCGTTGGTGCACCAATTCAGGCTGGGCAACAACGTTACCGTGGATTGGGCCATCACCCGCATACTGGGCGTGCAAAAAACAGGGCATACCACAACGATAGTGGCGTATGGAAAACTGGGCAGCTATGGCGATATCCTTTTCCAGGTAAAAGGTAAAGTCACGCTCCAAAATAACGCGGCTGATTTTCACGTAACCGGCCAACAGCTGGCCCTACAGCTCACCTATGCCGCCGGCAAGCCCAATGTGTACAGCTTCCATGCAGGCGATGAAACCATCCGCATAGTAGCCCTGGACACGCAACTGGCAGACCGCACATGGTTCATCAATGAAAACGGCATCAACGCCGTGGTGACAGGCCCGGCCTACCTGGCCGATATCTGGAAAGCGAACGGCCAGTTACACATCACAGCAGAACAGCCATGGTACGGTACCGTAGCACCCTCAGCCCATACATGGGTGTATGATGACGGGGGTGAAACAACCTTGAACAACGGCCCCCTGCCCACACAGTTCCCCAACCAGCTCCCCCTTACAGCTGATTGGATCGCGCACGATGCCACCATTCCCGCTGCCGCTGGTTTCAATGACAAAACATGGCTGGCCAGTGAAACGCCCCTGCAAATGGGCGCCGATGGCGACACCAGTGCGTATGCCTGGTACCGTGTCAGGAAGCAACTGCCCGCAGCGGGCTTGTACACCGTGGATATCAGCAAAGGCAACGGCCGCTATATTGCCTTCCTGGACGGTGAAAAAGTAGCGGAAGGAAATGCATCGGCTTTATCCTTCACCGCTAAAAAAGGCGCACACACGCTGGCTATTTTCGCTACACACGATGGCCGGGATAAATTGGTGAGTTACGTGGGCAAACTGGATTTGGATGTAAAAGGTATTGCCGGTACGGTGCTACTGCACTACGGCGCTATTCCCATGCTTTCGCAATGGAAATTCCTGGCGGGCGGTGATTCCGCGCAGCTGCCGGCCTCCTACCTGCACGCCGTTAACTACCGGGCCGGCAAAGATGCATTTGACGGGCACAAAGGCAATGGCTGGTTTCATACCAGCATCGCCGCTGGTGCGGATGCCATCTTCTTCAACAGCGTCGATGACAATGCCGTGGTATACATCAATGGCCGCAAGGCCGGTACACAAAACGGGTGGGGCGTACCCTTTTCCGTAGCAGTGCCCAAAGACTTGAAAACAGACAGCATTGCTATTGATGTTTTTGTACGCAACGACGACGGCCGCGGCGGCCTGGATGCAAAGATTAAAGCGGTATACAAGGCAGACCAGGTACTCACCGGCTGGCGCATGCGGGGCGGCCCTGGTACGTTTGAAGCCTTTACGCGCACGGTGCCCACACCTCCAAAAGGCAGTACCACTGGCACACCGATATTTTACAAAACCACTTTTAAGCTGGATGGCATTCCCGCCGGTGTGCATCCCATGTGGCGGGTTACTTTCAAAGGCCTTAGCCATGGTTTCATTTGGGTAAATGGCCACAACCTGGGCCGTTACCCGGAGGTACTCCCGGTGGATGGCCTGTACATCCCGGAATGCTGGCTGCGTGAAGGACAAAATGAACTGGTAGTGTTCGATGAATATGGAAACAGTCCTGCCGCCGTGCAAATAAAAGCAGAACAGCAGGCGTCGCGCGCTGCATATGATATCAGCGAAGCGACCTATTAA
- a CDS encoding TonB-dependent receptor, translated as MLRKGLLLVCLLIYYLPTIAWTQVNGITYSVKNEPLEKVLNDLRKQSGYVFFYTYAALEKAGQVTLNVKDADLKDVLDLCFKNQPLTYTIKDKTVLIQLKENEPVSGHLQQHPVHGKVVDSTGAPLAGVSVTINASKTGTITNMDGEFDLEADANDILHFSYVGFESQFVSVGNNTNMFIHMQPHTAAINEVVVLGYGSARKSQVTSSVSTLKSKDVANKPIPNLSNSLIGRVSGVITTQASGEPGFDGAGIHIRGIATTGNNGPLVIVDGVPRSFSQLDPNTVQTMTILKDASAVAPYGVGGANGVILITTKQGATGAPQITYNGYVAAQAPTRLPKMVNAYQYAQMRNEANKNDGNPPAFSDDDIRKFQDGSDPDGHPDSQPLKEVIRDNSLLTYHNFTISGGSEKIKYFASGGYLYQGGMWATDYVKKFNASLNLQAKVTNTTEATVSVLGWEQNGYYPTYSADFMLGQAFRTPPTSAVYYTNGLWGSYIGQSLVGEIFHSGQQVNQNSTMQTQLSIEQKLPFIPGLSIKGVAAYDPTKNFVTIWKTGPIFYNVDTTKHPYTYNQGQQDNAQPTYNQTYNQNKAFTYQFYLNYHNTFGKHDITAVGVAESRKQLYNTFSAGRINYALDLPGLDYGSSDPADLSNGGYNTMATQLGYVYRVAYAYEGKYLLEADGRYDGNYYFAPGKKFGYFPAFSAGWVLSKEHFVTENLPWVDLLKLRGSWGQSGNLAGADFQYLSAYGLYGNAAALDKKATSGLYELTQANPNITWEKAQKSDIGLDASFLHNALGFEVDYFYEKRNNMLVRPATTVSNEYGISLPFVNAGIMSNHGVDLSVNVNHRFSKDLNLSVLGTLTYAHNKLLQTFETNATFNNPNRRRTGRQLGTQFGLKALGYFKPEDFDASGNLNAGIPAQSWGPVHPGDLRYADVGGPDGKPDGVIDSYDETKIGNPSTPALIYSVEPKVSFKQFDLDLLFQGAGISSTTMYSSIVWPFYASGSATELEYRDHWTLDHQDALYPRLTGTPSSNNTQGSSWWLRKTSYVRLRNLELGYALPSRLIDHLHIHGARFYVSGQNVWTWTPHIKETIDPESVNGQYTNYYQQRVWSFGANITF; from the coding sequence ATGCTACGAAAAGGACTACTGCTCGTTTGTCTGCTGATCTACTATTTGCCAACCATTGCCTGGACACAAGTCAATGGCATTACGTATTCCGTAAAAAACGAACCACTCGAAAAGGTCCTCAATGACCTCCGCAAACAAAGCGGCTATGTATTTTTCTACACGTATGCCGCGCTGGAAAAGGCCGGCCAGGTAACGCTGAACGTAAAGGACGCCGATCTGAAAGACGTGCTGGACCTATGTTTCAAAAACCAGCCCCTTACCTACACGATCAAGGACAAAACGGTGCTTATTCAATTAAAGGAAAATGAACCGGTTTCCGGGCACCTGCAACAACACCCGGTGCACGGCAAGGTGGTAGATTCCACCGGTGCGCCACTGGCCGGCGTTTCCGTGACAATCAATGCATCCAAAACAGGCACCATCACCAACATGGATGGTGAATTTGACCTGGAAGCCGATGCCAATGACATCCTCCATTTCTCGTATGTGGGCTTTGAAAGCCAGTTTGTGAGTGTAGGTAACAACACGAACATGTTCATTCACATGCAACCGCACACCGCTGCTATCAATGAAGTGGTAGTACTGGGTTACGGCTCCGCTCGCAAATCGCAGGTAACTTCATCCGTGTCTACCTTAAAATCGAAAGATGTAGCCAACAAGCCCATCCCCAACCTGAGCAACAGCCTTATTGGGCGCGTGTCCGGCGTGATCACCACACAGGCCTCCGGCGAACCGGGTTTTGATGGTGCGGGCATCCACATCCGCGGCATCGCAACCACGGGCAATAACGGCCCGCTGGTGATCGTGGATGGCGTACCCAGGAGCTTCTCACAACTGGATCCAAACACGGTACAAACCATGACCATCCTCAAAGATGCATCCGCCGTGGCTCCTTATGGTGTGGGCGGCGCCAACGGCGTAATCCTGATCACCACCAAGCAAGGCGCTACCGGCGCGCCACAGATCACCTACAATGGTTACGTGGCAGCGCAAGCGCCTACCCGCTTACCCAAGATGGTGAACGCTTACCAATACGCACAGATGCGCAATGAGGCCAATAAGAATGATGGCAATCCACCGGCATTTTCTGACGACGACATCCGCAAGTTCCAGGATGGCTCTGATCCGGACGGCCACCCTGATTCACAACCGCTCAAAGAAGTGATCCGCGATAACTCCCTGCTCACGTATCACAACTTCACCATTTCCGGTGGTAGCGAAAAGATCAAATATTTTGCAAGCGGCGGCTACCTGTACCAGGGTGGTATGTGGGCTACTGATTATGTGAAGAAATTTAACGCCAGCCTTAATTTACAGGCCAAAGTAACCAACACTACCGAGGCTACCGTAAGTGTACTTGGCTGGGAGCAAAATGGCTACTACCCTACGTATAGCGCGGATTTTATGCTGGGCCAGGCATTCCGTACACCGCCCACCTCCGCCGTGTATTACACCAATGGCCTGTGGGGTAGCTACATTGGCCAATCGCTGGTGGGTGAGATCTTCCACAGCGGCCAGCAGGTGAACCAGAACAGCACCATGCAAACACAATTGTCCATTGAGCAAAAGCTCCCGTTCATCCCGGGATTAAGTATCAAAGGCGTAGCCGCCTATGATCCCACGAAAAATTTTGTGACCATCTGGAAAACAGGTCCCATCTTTTATAACGTGGACACCACCAAGCATCCATACACCTACAACCAAGGGCAGCAAGACAATGCACAGCCTACGTACAACCAGACATACAACCAGAATAAAGCATTCACCTACCAGTTTTACCTGAACTACCACAATACCTTTGGTAAACATGATATTACAGCGGTGGGCGTAGCAGAATCGCGCAAGCAGCTGTACAATACTTTCAGCGCTGGCAGGATCAATTATGCACTGGACCTGCCCGGGCTTGACTATGGCAGTTCTGACCCGGCAGACCTTTCCAACGGAGGTTATAATACAATGGCAACCCAGCTGGGTTATGTATACCGTGTAGCATATGCCTATGAGGGCAAATACCTCCTGGAGGCAGACGGCCGCTATGACGGCAACTACTATTTTGCACCCGGTAAAAAGTTCGGTTACTTCCCTGCCTTCTCTGCCGGTTGGGTACTTTCCAAGGAGCATTTCGTGACGGAAAACCTACCCTGGGTAGACCTGCTGAAACTGAGAGGTTCCTGGGGACAATCCGGTAACCTGGCGGGGGCCGACTTCCAATACCTGAGCGCTTATGGCCTGTATGGCAATGCTGCCGCACTGGATAAAAAAGCTACTTCCGGCCTGTATGAACTCACACAGGCTAATCCCAACATTACCTGGGAGAAAGCCCAGAAATCAGATATTGGTTTAGACGCCTCCTTCCTCCACAATGCGCTGGGTTTTGAAGTGGATTATTTTTACGAGAAGCGCAACAACATGCTGGTGAGACCCGCTACCACGGTATCCAATGAATATGGCATTTCACTACCGTTTGTGAACGCCGGTATTATGAGTAACCATGGGGTGGATCTTTCTGTGAACGTAAACCACCGCTTCTCAAAAGACCTGAACCTGAGTGTGCTGGGGACTTTAACTTATGCACACAATAAGCTGCTACAGACGTTTGAAACAAATGCCACTTTCAATAATCCCAACCGCCGCCGGACTGGCCGCCAGCTCGGTACACAGTTTGGCCTCAAAGCACTGGGATATTTCAAACCGGAAGACTTTGATGCCAGCGGCAACCTGAATGCCGGCATACCCGCGCAATCCTGGGGCCCCGTGCACCCTGGCGACCTGCGTTATGCAGATGTGGGCGGTCCTGATGGCAAACCCGATGGCGTGATAGACAGCTATGATGAAACCAAGATCGGTAATCCCAGCACCCCTGCTTTGATTTACAGCGTGGAGCCAAAAGTTTCGTTCAAACAGTTTGACCTGGACCTGCTCTTCCAGGGCGCCGGCATATCCAGCACCACCATGTATAGCTCCATCGTATGGCCATTTTACGCCTCCGGCTCTGCCACTGAACTGGAATACCGCGACCACTGGACGTTGGACCACCAAGATGCCCTGTACCCACGCCTTACTGGCACCCCCAGCAGCAACAACACGCAAGGCTCTTCCTGGTGGCTGCGCAAAACCAGCTATGTACGCCTGCGCAACCTGGAACTGGGATACGCATTGCCCAGCCGTTTGATCGATCACCTGCACATCCATGGCGCGCGTTTCTATGTATCCGGGCAGAACGTGTGGACCTGGACGCCCCATATCAAAGAGACCATTGACCCCGAATCGGTGAATGGCCAGTACACCAACTACTACCAGCAAAGAGTTTGGTCTTTTGGCGCCAACATTACTTTCTAA
- a CDS encoding RagB/SusD family nutrient uptake outer membrane protein, which translates to MKLYSKMILLGALAFGMASCKKNYLEVVPGGEVSDATVWQNSNNADLFLNDVYNQLYDMNNTYQSLEEFTDNVMCGASWFDAQGILGAGALAPNNLPGEPANLFSWTANYQYIRKCNLFITKVRANAANFPADWVKERLAEAQFLRAYYYSSLWATYGGVPIITVPLNNLTQGDSIYYARSTFEETYNFITTQCDSAAAVLPLTVDKGTGRPTKGAALTLKAWCALFAASPLTNAAQPPTGNDPNHLLTFGTADNARWATAAAAAKAVMDLNTYSLFPDYSGMWLGANNDNQEDIFSKQYIALTKGGQREGFWGPCIVHGTEQSWSSAVPTQELVDCYYMANGKRITDAGSGYDTAHPYLNREPRFYQSIVFDGAPWQGDTIFTRMGGNNQIDLGSTSDITNTGYYIRKTVDESITGQASRADKHPGGENYKIFRYAEVLLSYAEAQNEAAGPDQSVYDAVNKIRARASLPQLATGLSQAKMRDEIRNERRVELAIEDKRWWDIRRWKIADGTTGVMNTPSHGMQISRAGNNLTYKQVKAVDRIFYARNYWMPVPQDALDTNSKLVQSAGY; encoded by the coding sequence ATGAAATTATATAGCAAAATGATCCTGCTCGGCGCACTGGCGTTTGGTATGGCATCCTGCAAAAAGAATTACCTGGAAGTGGTACCCGGTGGCGAGGTATCCGACGCCACCGTATGGCAGAACTCCAACAACGCCGACCTGTTCCTGAACGACGTGTACAACCAGCTGTACGATATGAACAACACGTACCAGTCGCTCGAAGAATTTACCGACAATGTCATGTGCGGCGCATCCTGGTTTGATGCGCAGGGCATCCTAGGCGCGGGTGCGCTGGCGCCCAACAACCTGCCCGGCGAACCGGCAAACCTATTCAGCTGGACGGCCAACTACCAGTACATCCGCAAATGCAACCTGTTCATTACGAAAGTACGCGCCAACGCAGCCAATTTCCCGGCCGACTGGGTGAAGGAGCGCCTGGCGGAAGCCCAGTTCCTGCGCGCTTATTATTACTCATCGCTATGGGCAACATACGGCGGGGTGCCCATCATCACCGTACCGCTGAACAACCTTACGCAAGGCGATTCCATTTATTATGCACGTAGCACTTTTGAAGAAACCTACAACTTCATCACTACGCAATGCGATTCCGCCGCTGCCGTATTGCCCCTCACTGTAGATAAAGGCACCGGCCGTCCTACCAAAGGCGCAGCGCTCACGCTGAAAGCCTGGTGCGCGCTGTTTGCCGCCAGTCCACTGACCAACGCGGCGCAACCGCCCACCGGCAATGACCCCAATCACCTGCTGACCTTTGGTACGGCTGACAATGCCCGCTGGGCCACTGCGGCCGCTGCCGCCAAAGCTGTAATGGACCTGAACACCTACAGCCTGTTTCCTGACTATAGCGGTATGTGGCTGGGTGCCAACAACGATAACCAGGAAGATATCTTCTCCAAACAATACATTGCCCTTACCAAAGGTGGCCAGCGGGAAGGCTTCTGGGGCCCCTGCATTGTGCATGGCACGGAACAATCCTGGTCCAGCGCCGTACCCACGCAGGAGCTGGTGGACTGTTACTACATGGCCAATGGCAAACGCATTACCGATGCGGGTTCCGGCTACGATACGGCCCACCCGTACCTGAACCGCGAACCCCGCTTCTACCAGTCTATTGTGTTCGATGGCGCACCCTGGCAGGGTGACACCATCTTTACCCGCATGGGAGGGAACAACCAAATAGATTTGGGTTCTACCAGCGATATCACCAATACTGGGTATTATATTCGCAAAACGGTGGATGAGAGCATAACCGGCCAGGCCAGCCGGGCAGACAAACACCCGGGTGGCGAGAACTATAAGATCTTCCGCTACGCAGAAGTATTGCTCAGCTACGCCGAAGCCCAGAATGAAGCCGCAGGCCCCGATCAATCGGTATACGATGCGGTGAACAAGATTCGTGCAAGGGCCTCCCTCCCTCAGCTGGCCACCGGCCTTAGCCAGGCAAAAATGCGCGATGAGATCCGCAATGAACGCCGCGTGGAGCTGGCCATTGAAGACAAACGCTGGTGGGACATCCGCCGCTGGAAGATCGCTGATGGCACTACCGGTGTCATGAACACGCCCAGCCATGGTATGCAGATCAGCCGCGCCGGCAACAATCTTACTTATAAACAGGTAAAGGCAGTTGACCGTATTTTCTATGCCAGGAACTACTGGATGCCGGTACCGCAGGATGCACTGGACACCAACTCAAAACTGGTGCAAAGCGCCGGCTACTAA